From a region of the Panicum virgatum strain AP13 chromosome 2K, P.virgatum_v5, whole genome shotgun sequence genome:
- the LOC120694537 gene encoding lysine-specific demethylase JMJ703-like isoform X1 produces the protein MESTALIAPLPLLTSRSRSKPLSPAPTRARRPASIPFSYGRGRVVLFSRRGRVYAGVGSLVSAAAATGEAADGGSEAILLSVQGMMCDGCAASVKRILESQPEVTSATVDFKEANAVVWTTAEARASDNWQKQCGEKLAKHLGTCGFESRLQVMGTECIMATVNEDPELSFPPGFGPFVGLALHGVQNNVEPGGTHSSSVQVAQSIKKDVKVLEPNSAHCRSGTLASTSGSHSCRKSLRNRPPIDYSLYDLTSDEESEIESPEKGVRSVRRRKQLPKGVLRGCAECADCQKVVARWNPSGARRPVLEEAPVYYPSEEEFKDTLKYIESIRPMAEQYGICRIVPPPSWKPPCLLKEKNKWECSKFSTRVQKVDKLQNRKSSKKSRGGGMMKKRRKVSEPEDIGNINHNQTGMHQSPERFGFEPGPEFTLQTFKKYADDFSDQYFNKDACGDSPPSVEDIEGEYWRIVENPTEEIEVIYGADLETGTFGSGFPKFSPEVKSDGENKYAESGWNLNNLPRLQGSVLSFEGGDISGVLIPWVYVGMCFSSFCWHVEDHHLYSLNYMHWGAPKMWYGVPGKDAVNLEVAMRKHLPDLFEEQPDLLHNLVTQFSPSLLKSEGVPVYRCVQHEGEFVLTFPRAYHAGFNCGFNCAEAVNVAPIDWLPIGQNAVVLYREQARKITISHDKLLLGAAKEAIRAQWDILFLKRNTADNLWWKSMCGSDSTICKSLKARIEMELTQRKDICSQSQCRKIDAEYDSADRECAFCYYDLYLSACGCPCSPEKYTCLIHAKQLCSCDWSKRLFLFRYDVNELNILADALGGKLSAIHRWGVSHLGLSLSSCVKREKEQDLKNLRRATDGPRRSYMSHASTVSLSPSLVCNEQKSCGNKMLNSACSEMNTADPSAEQLKLGNVPPQKEPWVKNDLAFILNTGASQLQYNGGPGGDKNSAPCLSVPAGQSSSSNVGTRSLSTSGDYIKNAYGSVPVMVDHRSNMKPSSESSINSHRLMTSNTNASLRYSYKDKIDITPETNASVKTEKDSNQIRAASSQHFMRTVSRAQTVSQEASASVFASKPLPGPSLVKNTYGGFISSSAHLGHPNFCNQQPNDGCLQRKSESLSGLEARGHSPLFVQPALENGSPQKGPRIANVVHRFKSSVELLEIGAVLSGRLWSSSQAIFPKGFRSRVKYFSIVDPTQMTYYISEILDAGLQGPLFMVTIENCPGEVFINVSPNKCWSMVREKLNMEIQKQLSMGRANLPTLQPPGSVDGLEMFGLLSPVIVQAIEVQDRDRICTEYWRSRPRVVAGDGGSRHIPPPQGPPHIALLRGLFQRASRDELRALRSLLTSNNSLDESSRQQAAQVLDDEIAKQWH, from the exons ATGGAGTCTACCGCGCTAATCGCACCATTACCGCTACTAACCTCTCGCTCCCGTTCCAAACCCCTCTCCCCTGCCCCCACCAgagctcgccgccccgcctccatTCCCTTCTCCTACGGCAGAGGCCGCGTCGTCCTATtttcccgccgcggccgcgtgtACGCCGGCGTTGGCTCCTtggtctccgccgccgcagcgactGGGGAGGCAGCAGATGGCGGATCTGAGGCCATCCTGCTCAGTGTCCAG GGTATGATGTGCGACGGGTGCGCGGCGAGCGTGAAGCGGATTCTGGAGAGTCAA CCAGAGGTTACATCTGCTACCGTTGATTTTAAGGAAGCAAATGCAGTTGTGTGGACAACAGCTGAAGCTCGGGCATCAGATAATTGGCAGAAGCAGTGTGGAGAGAAACTTGCTAAACACCTCGGCACTTGTGGATTTGAGTCTCGGCTGCAAG TAATGGGAACAGAATGCATTATGGCCACAGTGAATGAGGATCCTGAACTCTCATTTCCACCTGGATTTGGACCTTTTGTTGGCCTTGCATTGCATGGTGTCCAAAACAATGTCGAACCAGGTGGTACTCATTCTAGTTCAGTGCAAGTAGCACAGAGCATCAAGAAAGATGTCAAAGTTTTGGAACCCAATTCAGCGCATTGTAGGAGTGGCACACTTGCCAGTACTTCTGGGAGCCATAGTTGCAGGAAATCACTTCGTAACAGGCCTCCAATAGACTATAGCCTCTATGACCTTACCTCAGATGAAGAATCTGAAATTGAATCAccagaaaag GGAGTAAGATCAGTGAGACGTAGGAAACAATTACCAAAAGGAGTCCTTCGAGGCTGTGCAGAATGTGCTGATTGTCAAAAG GTTGTTGCTAGGTGGAATCCATCTGGTGCACGCAGGCCTGTTCTTGAGGAGGCTCCTGTTTACTATCCATCTGAGGAG GAATTCAAGGACACCTTAAAATACATTGAGAGTATACGGCCTATGGCTGAACAATATGGAATTTGTCGCATTGTTCCACCACCTTCATGGAAGCCTCCATGTCTTCTTAAAGAGAAGAACAAATGGGAATGCTCAAAATTTTCTACTCGAGTACAGAAGGTCGACAAGCTCCAAAACCGTAAATCATCCAAGAAGAGCAGAGGAGGTGGGATGATGAAGAAGCGGCGAAAGGTTTCAGAGCCGGAAGATATTGGGAACATTAATCACAATCAAACTGGGATGCATCAAAGCCCAGAGAGGTTTGGATTTGAACCAGGACCAGAGTTTACACTACAAACATTTAAGAAGTATGCGGATGATTTCAGTGATCAGTATTTTAACAAAGATGCATGTGGGGACTCGCCACCATCAGTGGAAGATATTGAAGGCGAGTATTGGCGCATAGTTGAAAATCCCACTGAAGAAATAGAG GTAATATATGGCGCCGATTTGGAGACTGGAACTTTTGGTAGTGGTTTTCCAAAGTTCTCTCCTGAAGTAAAATCTGATGGTGAGAATAAGTATGCAGAATCTGGTTGGAATCTAAACAATTTGCCTAGACTACAAGGTTCAGTTCTATCATTTGAGGGTGGTGACATCTCTGGTGTTTTGATCCCTTGGGTATATGTCGGCATGTGCTTTTCATCATTTTGCTGG CATGTTGAAGACCATCATTTGTACTCTCTGAACTACATGCATTGGGGTGCTCCAAAGATGTGGTATGGAGTTCCAGGAAAGGATGCCGTGAATTTGGAGGTAGCGATGAGGAAACATCTACCTGATTTGTTTGAGGAGCAGCCTGATTTGCTTCACAACCTG GTTACTCAATTTTCTCCATCATTGCTTAAATCTGAAGGAGTACCAGTTTACCGATGTGTTCAGCATGAGGGAGAGTTTGTCCTGACATTCCCACGGGCATACCATGCTGGTTTCAATTGTGGTTTCAATTGTGCGGAAGCTGTTAATGTGGCACCGATAGATTGGTTACCAATTGGGCAGAATGCTGTTGTGCTTTATCGTGAACAGGCCCGGAAAATAACTATTTCACATGATAAGCTGTTACTTGGGGCTGCAAAAGAAGCAATAAGAGCTCAGTGGGACATTCTTTTCCTCAAGAGAAATACTGCTGATAACTTGTGGTGGAAAAGCATGTGTGGATCTGACAGCACCATATGCAAGTCACTTAAG GCAAGAATCGAGATGGAGTTGACACAAAGAAAGGATATATGCTCTCAATCTCAATGTAGAAAAATAGATGCTGAATATGATTCTGCAGATAGGGAGTGTGCATTTTGCTACTATGATCTGTATCTTTCTGCCTGTGGTTGTCCATGTTCCCCAGAGAAATATACTTGCCTTATACATGCGAAGCAGCTTTGCTCATGTGACTGGAGTAAAAGACTTTTCCTATTCCGTTATGATGTCAATGAACTAAATATCTTAGCTGATGCTTTGGGTGGGAAGTTAAGTGCCATTCACAGGTGGGGTGTCTCTCATCTTGGATTAAGTTTGAGCTCATGTGTTAAACGAGAAAAAGAGCAAGATCTGAAGAATCTTCGGAGAGCAACTGATGGCCCCAGGAGGTCCTACATGTCACATGCATCAACAGTATCATTGTCACCTTCACTGGTTTGCAATGAACAGAAAAGCTGTGGAAATAAGATGCTGAACTCAGCTTGTTCGGAAATGAATACTGCTGATCCTTCTGCAGAGCAACTAAAGTTGGGAAATGTACCACCACAAAAGGAGCCATGGGTGAAGAATGATTTAGCATTTATACTAAATACTGGTGCCAGCCAATTACAGTATAATGGAGGGCCTGGAGGCGACAAAAACTCAGCACCATGTTTGTCAGTTCCTGCTGGTCAATCATCTTCTTCCAATGTTGGGACAAGGTCCTTAAGCACTTCTGGTGATTACATAAAAAATGCATACGGCTCTGTGCCAGTAATGGTTGATCATAGAAGCAACATGAAGCCTAGTTCGGAAAGCTCAATCAATTCCCATAGGTTAATGACATCTAACACTAATGCATCTCTGCGTTACTCTTACAAGGATAAAATAGACATAACACCAGAGACTAATGCCTCGGTGAAGACAGAGAAAGATAGCAATCAGATTCGTGCGGCATCAAGTCAACACTTTATGAGGACTGTTTCAAGAGCACAAACTGTCTCTCAGGAAGCATCAGCTAGTGTCTTTGCTTCAAAGCCACTTCCAGGCCCTTCACTTGTGAAAAATACATATGGAGGTTTTATTTCAAGCAGTGCCCATCTTGGTCATCCAAATTTTTGTAATCAGCAACCAAATGATGGGTGCCTTCAAAGAAAATCTGAATCTTTATCTGGTCTGGAAGCTCGGGGGCATTCACCTTTATTTGTGCAACCTGCTTTGGAAAATGGAAGTCCACAGAAGGGTCCTCGCATAGCCAATGTTGTGCATCGATTCAAGAGCTCAGTTGAACTTTTGGAAATCGGTGCTGTTCTATCTGGGAGGTTGTGGTCCTCAAGCCAAGCAATTTTCCCAAAAG GATTCAGAAGCAGAGTGAAATACTTCAGCATTGTGGATCCAACACAAATGACTTACTACATATCTGAAATATTAGACGCTGGACTGCAGGGACCTCTGTTTATG GTGACTATAGAAAACTGTCCAGGCGAAGTTTTTATCAATGTCTCTCCTAACAAGTGCTGGAGCATGGTCCGTGAGAAGCTGAATATGGAAATACAGAAGCAACTCAGCATGGGAAGAGCTAACCTTCCTACACTACAGCCTCCAGGATCAGTTGATGGTCTCGAAATGTTTGGGTTGCTGTCACCGGTAATAGTTCAG GCGATTGAGGTGCAGGATAGAGATCGGATCTGCACAGAGTATTGGAGGTCCAGGCCCCGTGTTGTTGCCGGAGATGGTGGCAGTCGGCATATCCCGCCACCTCAGGGTCCGCCGCACATTGCGCTCCTGAGGGGGCTGTTCCAGCGAGCCAGCCGCGATGAGCTGCGAGCCCTGCGGAGTCTACTGACTAGCAATAACAGTCTGGACGAGAGCTCCAGGCAACAGGCTGCCCAAGTCCTGGACGATGAGATTGCCAAGCAGTGGCACTGA
- the LOC120694537 gene encoding lysine-specific demethylase JMJ703-like isoform X2 has protein sequence MHMSRDVIANSPVMGTECIMATVNEDPELSFPPGFGPFVGLALHGVQNNVEPGGTHSSSVQVAQSIKKDVKVLEPNSAHCRSGTLASTSGSHSCRKSLRNRPPIDYSLYDLTSDEESEIESPEKGVRSVRRRKQLPKGVLRGCAECADCQKVVARWNPSGARRPVLEEAPVYYPSEEEFKDTLKYIESIRPMAEQYGICRIVPPPSWKPPCLLKEKNKWECSKFSTRVQKVDKLQNRKSSKKSRGGGMMKKRRKVSEPEDIGNINHNQTGMHQSPERFGFEPGPEFTLQTFKKYADDFSDQYFNKDACGDSPPSVEDIEGEYWRIVENPTEEIEVIYGADLETGTFGSGFPKFSPEVKSDGENKYAESGWNLNNLPRLQGSVLSFEGGDISGVLIPWVYVGMCFSSFCWHVEDHHLYSLNYMHWGAPKMWYGVPGKDAVNLEVAMRKHLPDLFEEQPDLLHNLVTQFSPSLLKSEGVPVYRCVQHEGEFVLTFPRAYHAGFNCGFNCAEAVNVAPIDWLPIGQNAVVLYREQARKITISHDKLLLGAAKEAIRAQWDILFLKRNTADNLWWKSMCGSDSTICKSLKARIEMELTQRKDICSQSQCRKIDAEYDSADRECAFCYYDLYLSACGCPCSPEKYTCLIHAKQLCSCDWSKRLFLFRYDVNELNILADALGGKLSAIHRWGVSHLGLSLSSCVKREKEQDLKNLRRATDGPRRSYMSHASTVSLSPSLVCNEQKSCGNKMLNSACSEMNTADPSAEQLKLGNVPPQKEPWVKNDLAFILNTGASQLQYNGGPGGDKNSAPCLSVPAGQSSSSNVGTRSLSTSGDYIKNAYGSVPVMVDHRSNMKPSSESSINSHRLMTSNTNASLRYSYKDKIDITPETNASVKTEKDSNQIRAASSQHFMRTVSRAQTVSQEASASVFASKPLPGPSLVKNTYGGFISSSAHLGHPNFCNQQPNDGCLQRKSESLSGLEARGHSPLFVQPALENGSPQKGPRIANVVHRFKSSVELLEIGAVLSGRLWSSSQAIFPKGFRSRVKYFSIVDPTQMTYYISEILDAGLQGPLFMVTIENCPGEVFINVSPNKCWSMVREKLNMEIQKQLSMGRANLPTLQPPGSVDGLEMFGLLSPVIVQAIEVQDRDRICTEYWRSRPRVVAGDGGSRHIPPPQGPPHIALLRGLFQRASRDELRALRSLLTSNNSLDESSRQQAAQVLDDEIAKQWH, from the exons ATGCATATGTCTCGCGATGTCATAGCTAATTCGCCTG TAATGGGAACAGAATGCATTATGGCCACAGTGAATGAGGATCCTGAACTCTCATTTCCACCTGGATTTGGACCTTTTGTTGGCCTTGCATTGCATGGTGTCCAAAACAATGTCGAACCAGGTGGTACTCATTCTAGTTCAGTGCAAGTAGCACAGAGCATCAAGAAAGATGTCAAAGTTTTGGAACCCAATTCAGCGCATTGTAGGAGTGGCACACTTGCCAGTACTTCTGGGAGCCATAGTTGCAGGAAATCACTTCGTAACAGGCCTCCAATAGACTATAGCCTCTATGACCTTACCTCAGATGAAGAATCTGAAATTGAATCAccagaaaag GGAGTAAGATCAGTGAGACGTAGGAAACAATTACCAAAAGGAGTCCTTCGAGGCTGTGCAGAATGTGCTGATTGTCAAAAG GTTGTTGCTAGGTGGAATCCATCTGGTGCACGCAGGCCTGTTCTTGAGGAGGCTCCTGTTTACTATCCATCTGAGGAG GAATTCAAGGACACCTTAAAATACATTGAGAGTATACGGCCTATGGCTGAACAATATGGAATTTGTCGCATTGTTCCACCACCTTCATGGAAGCCTCCATGTCTTCTTAAAGAGAAGAACAAATGGGAATGCTCAAAATTTTCTACTCGAGTACAGAAGGTCGACAAGCTCCAAAACCGTAAATCATCCAAGAAGAGCAGAGGAGGTGGGATGATGAAGAAGCGGCGAAAGGTTTCAGAGCCGGAAGATATTGGGAACATTAATCACAATCAAACTGGGATGCATCAAAGCCCAGAGAGGTTTGGATTTGAACCAGGACCAGAGTTTACACTACAAACATTTAAGAAGTATGCGGATGATTTCAGTGATCAGTATTTTAACAAAGATGCATGTGGGGACTCGCCACCATCAGTGGAAGATATTGAAGGCGAGTATTGGCGCATAGTTGAAAATCCCACTGAAGAAATAGAG GTAATATATGGCGCCGATTTGGAGACTGGAACTTTTGGTAGTGGTTTTCCAAAGTTCTCTCCTGAAGTAAAATCTGATGGTGAGAATAAGTATGCAGAATCTGGTTGGAATCTAAACAATTTGCCTAGACTACAAGGTTCAGTTCTATCATTTGAGGGTGGTGACATCTCTGGTGTTTTGATCCCTTGGGTATATGTCGGCATGTGCTTTTCATCATTTTGCTGG CATGTTGAAGACCATCATTTGTACTCTCTGAACTACATGCATTGGGGTGCTCCAAAGATGTGGTATGGAGTTCCAGGAAAGGATGCCGTGAATTTGGAGGTAGCGATGAGGAAACATCTACCTGATTTGTTTGAGGAGCAGCCTGATTTGCTTCACAACCTG GTTACTCAATTTTCTCCATCATTGCTTAAATCTGAAGGAGTACCAGTTTACCGATGTGTTCAGCATGAGGGAGAGTTTGTCCTGACATTCCCACGGGCATACCATGCTGGTTTCAATTGTGGTTTCAATTGTGCGGAAGCTGTTAATGTGGCACCGATAGATTGGTTACCAATTGGGCAGAATGCTGTTGTGCTTTATCGTGAACAGGCCCGGAAAATAACTATTTCACATGATAAGCTGTTACTTGGGGCTGCAAAAGAAGCAATAAGAGCTCAGTGGGACATTCTTTTCCTCAAGAGAAATACTGCTGATAACTTGTGGTGGAAAAGCATGTGTGGATCTGACAGCACCATATGCAAGTCACTTAAG GCAAGAATCGAGATGGAGTTGACACAAAGAAAGGATATATGCTCTCAATCTCAATGTAGAAAAATAGATGCTGAATATGATTCTGCAGATAGGGAGTGTGCATTTTGCTACTATGATCTGTATCTTTCTGCCTGTGGTTGTCCATGTTCCCCAGAGAAATATACTTGCCTTATACATGCGAAGCAGCTTTGCTCATGTGACTGGAGTAAAAGACTTTTCCTATTCCGTTATGATGTCAATGAACTAAATATCTTAGCTGATGCTTTGGGTGGGAAGTTAAGTGCCATTCACAGGTGGGGTGTCTCTCATCTTGGATTAAGTTTGAGCTCATGTGTTAAACGAGAAAAAGAGCAAGATCTGAAGAATCTTCGGAGAGCAACTGATGGCCCCAGGAGGTCCTACATGTCACATGCATCAACAGTATCATTGTCACCTTCACTGGTTTGCAATGAACAGAAAAGCTGTGGAAATAAGATGCTGAACTCAGCTTGTTCGGAAATGAATACTGCTGATCCTTCTGCAGAGCAACTAAAGTTGGGAAATGTACCACCACAAAAGGAGCCATGGGTGAAGAATGATTTAGCATTTATACTAAATACTGGTGCCAGCCAATTACAGTATAATGGAGGGCCTGGAGGCGACAAAAACTCAGCACCATGTTTGTCAGTTCCTGCTGGTCAATCATCTTCTTCCAATGTTGGGACAAGGTCCTTAAGCACTTCTGGTGATTACATAAAAAATGCATACGGCTCTGTGCCAGTAATGGTTGATCATAGAAGCAACATGAAGCCTAGTTCGGAAAGCTCAATCAATTCCCATAGGTTAATGACATCTAACACTAATGCATCTCTGCGTTACTCTTACAAGGATAAAATAGACATAACACCAGAGACTAATGCCTCGGTGAAGACAGAGAAAGATAGCAATCAGATTCGTGCGGCATCAAGTCAACACTTTATGAGGACTGTTTCAAGAGCACAAACTGTCTCTCAGGAAGCATCAGCTAGTGTCTTTGCTTCAAAGCCACTTCCAGGCCCTTCACTTGTGAAAAATACATATGGAGGTTTTATTTCAAGCAGTGCCCATCTTGGTCATCCAAATTTTTGTAATCAGCAACCAAATGATGGGTGCCTTCAAAGAAAATCTGAATCTTTATCTGGTCTGGAAGCTCGGGGGCATTCACCTTTATTTGTGCAACCTGCTTTGGAAAATGGAAGTCCACAGAAGGGTCCTCGCATAGCCAATGTTGTGCATCGATTCAAGAGCTCAGTTGAACTTTTGGAAATCGGTGCTGTTCTATCTGGGAGGTTGTGGTCCTCAAGCCAAGCAATTTTCCCAAAAG GATTCAGAAGCAGAGTGAAATACTTCAGCATTGTGGATCCAACACAAATGACTTACTACATATCTGAAATATTAGACGCTGGACTGCAGGGACCTCTGTTTATG GTGACTATAGAAAACTGTCCAGGCGAAGTTTTTATCAATGTCTCTCCTAACAAGTGCTGGAGCATGGTCCGTGAGAAGCTGAATATGGAAATACAGAAGCAACTCAGCATGGGAAGAGCTAACCTTCCTACACTACAGCCTCCAGGATCAGTTGATGGTCTCGAAATGTTTGGGTTGCTGTCACCGGTAATAGTTCAG GCGATTGAGGTGCAGGATAGAGATCGGATCTGCACAGAGTATTGGAGGTCCAGGCCCCGTGTTGTTGCCGGAGATGGTGGCAGTCGGCATATCCCGCCACCTCAGGGTCCGCCGCACATTGCGCTCCTGAGGGGGCTGTTCCAGCGAGCCAGCCGCGATGAGCTGCGAGCCCTGCGGAGTCTACTGACTAGCAATAACAGTCTGGACGAGAGCTCCAGGCAACAGGCTGCCCAAGTCCTGGACGATGAGATTGCCAAGCAGTGGCACTGA